The Phacochoerus africanus isolate WHEZ1 chromosome 9, ROS_Pafr_v1, whole genome shotgun sequence genomic sequence cccaggttaggggtttaatcagagctgcagcctcaggcctacaccacagccacagaactgagccgcatttgcgatgtacaccacagctcatggcaatgccagatccccaacccaatgagaaaggccagggatcaaacttacgtcctcaaggatactagtcagatttgtttccgctgtgccaccatgggaactcctggattcctttttgtctttttttttttttgtctttttagggctgtgtccatggcatagaccccaggctaggggtctaattggaactacagctgctggcctacgccacagccatagcaatgccagatccgagctgtgtctgcaacctataccacagctcacagcaatgccggatctttaacccactgaatgaggccagggatcaaacatgaaacctcatcgttcctagtcagattcatttttgctgcaccatgatggtTACGcctggaactcctggattcttaaACCAAGTTGGCCAGAGTCCTTCTGCTCACCTGGGCAGGAGCAATTGATCCCATTTCCTCAGGGTCTCCAGCTGCAGAGCGGCCTCTACCTGTGCCATTTTCCCGGGGTCAGGGAGGATCAGCAAGGCCTGGGCGTTTCCACTGTATTCTATCTGGAGGACGGTGCAGGCCACCTCATGGTCGTAGAGGAATCTGTGCATTTCCTTTTGGCGCATCATGGGGACTCGGAGAGAGGTCCGCTCATCCACAAAGAAGCTCTCTTGCTTCTGGGTCTGGTAGGGATTGAAAGGATGCTTCCACTTGGCTTAGGacacaaaacccacaaaacaatGAGAACACACTCTAAGAGAGCGAGTCTTGGGGTTCCTACACTAAACCCTACTGTTGAGAAATAGGGAACCTGTCATAGCCTTGTCCATGTGTGTAGTATCTTCTCTTTTTCTACCTACAATCTCCACCCACAACCACCTCCAGAACACACTGGTCTTGGTGATAAGAGGCGGGGGCtggctcctcctctccctcaaACGCCCCCACCCAGGGAGTGTCCAGGTGTTTCTGATTCTGTCTCCAGAGCCACACTTCATTTGAGGCCACCATCTTACTTGGAACCATTTCACGAACTTTCTAACTTGTCTCTGTTCTACAAACCATTTTCCAAATTGTAGCCGGGCTGAGCTTTCTAAAATAGATGTGATCATGTCCCTTTACTGCTTCAAACTTTGTGGGGATTCTGGGATCCTATAGATAATGTCTATGGTTCTCGACCTCAACATAGGCCCTGATTACCTTTTtattgaaacactttttttttggggggggtatatggaagttcctgggctaggggctgaactggagctacagctgttggccatagccacagcaaagtcagatccgagctgtgtctgagacctatgccacagcctatggcaacgtcaatccttaacccactgagtgaggcaggaatcaaacccacatcctcatggatacgagtcaggtttgtagcctgctgagccacagcgggaattccttaCTGCAACTCTTAGCACTCCCACGTAGGCATGTCCCTATTGTGTTCTGTGTTCTAGTCcaacttaatttgtttttcctcttgaaaATGCAGTGGTAATTCTGTTCCTTGTACCTTTGCTCTTACTGTGTTTTCAGCCTAAATCCTCTTCGGTCCACCTCTTCCACAGCCTCTTTGCCTAAGTCCAACTCCTCCCGTATGTCTCAGCTGAGATGccttctcttccaggaagccttccctcacCCCTTGGGTCTGGAAAGTCATAACTTTTAAGAGTTCCAGGGCACCCCTTCCTACCCACTGAGTTGCACCTCTGTTCTTACTTACTGACAACTCACATGGGACTGTGGGTTACCCAACAGTGGGAGGACACTGCCTTATGCATAGATTTACACAAGAGACTAGCAAAGTCCCTGTAACGTAGTCAGTATTTAAGTATGGttttgaatggatgaataacATTCCCAGAGGCCTTAAATATGAGACCAAAGTTTAATCTGAAGTTACtgattcagcaaacatttaaaacatgCTTGACCCTGTATCAGACTCTGAAGAATCAATGATGACTCAGACTCATGCTCTCGAGACTTCTGTTAAGTATCACAGACTaaattaaagctgaaaaaaaaaaaaaccttgctgtTTCTGCTTAAACACTTAGAAAAGCTGGATACAACTGTGGATAAATTactaatacataaataaataaaatacgaaATATAAGagctaagtttaaaaaaaattagctgatttcaaaaataagaagCAAAGCTCCCAGATACAAATCAGGACTACATATCTCTGGTTTGAGCTGAGGTCATCTGGCTCACAGGTTATCAGAATCAGATATAGCCCTTAGGGGTGGTGTTTAATGTCTTCTccagggaaataaataaaattcaggcCCATATGTGGAAGTGATCTTTTTTATCTTTGCAAATAGAATCTATAAGAGGCAATTTCTTCCCCATTTGGGAAGTCTGAATTGAAAAACTCTGCCCACCCGCCAGGTGATGGGATGGGACAGGTCACCAGATTTCCAGGCAAGGGGAAAGAGTCACCTACTCCATGTTTTTTGTTCTCATTACTCATTTGGTGCAGGAATTTCCTGACCTAGAAATTACTATAGAACCAGTGAAACCAAAAGGACTAGACCAGAGGCAAATGTGACCTTGTCCTCTAGAGACTGGTCTACAACAGGCCAAAAAAACTTGCACAAAAAGATCATTTTCACTGAAAATGAGCACAAAGCAAAAAATTTCAATCCTCTCTTGAGGAAGAATCAGTAGGGGCCACAAAACCAAGATTTCATAGTTCAGGATACCCAGATAATAGAGtaatttgagagtttttttttttttttttaggtgtgtaaaaaataaattcataagaaCTGGTCATTATGATattcttgggttttttgttttgttttgttttgatttttagggcttcacctgcatcatactgaaattcccaggctaggggttgaatcagagctgtagccaccagcctacaccacagccacagcaatgccagatcaaagctacatctgaaacctatgccatagctcacagcaatgctggatccttaacccactgagtggggccagggatcaaacccacatccttatggttactagtagggctcattaccactgagccacaacaggaacttcctggtcATTATGATAAAATAATAGCTGGACTTGAGAAAAAATAACAATTCTTAAAGTGGAAGCATAGTCAATGAAAATGAATTCTTAGCAGGTTGGTTAAACAATAGATTAGACACggcttaaaagaaaattaataaaaaggaatCTAGAGCTGAAGAAATCACCCAGATGGCAGcacaaagagataaaaagatgTTTTCCTAGGAGCAGGAAATATAAAAGATGAGCCTGGAGTGTCTCGCAATGTCAGAAGGTAAGAgagtactcaaaaaaaaaaaaaaatcggtaatGATAGGGGCATATCAAAAGACACAGGATTCAACTGAAAGAGTTCCCAGTGATGAAGGTTATATAATTTTGAGTAACAAAATTAAGTAGTATTGGATTATAAtgcaaagtttaaaataaatatctatgagtCCATAATTATGTAAATAAGTGACTGAATAATTAAatgtgggagaaaagaaaagtctcctatgcagaagaattccaaataatttgtaTAGTTCCTCTTCTTTCAAGGAGAGGGAGCATCACTCATGACTCCAAAAGTATGGGATGTTCACAGTGGCTCCTTCCAAAGGGTACAGTATGAAAAGGgtgaaaaaaagacaactttacaTGGGAGAAATCTGACAAGCAACATCTCAGCCAGGGGACCAGCGTCAGCATCAATAGCGATAAGCATGTTGACACGATGTGACAAGAATGGTGTTTTACCTTTGCGGCCCTCTTCCCCAGGTGCCGTAACGCCAGTCTTAATTGTGGGGAAAAAATCAGGCCAATCCCACCTGTGGGACATTCTGCAAAATATCTAGCCAATACCCCTAAAAATTGTCAAGGTCATTAAAagcaaggaaagtctgagaaactgtcgcAGCAAAGAAGAGCCTCAATTAATAGGATGACTAAATGTAATATGGATCCGTAATGGGATCCaggaagagataaagagaaacacaaaaatgtTAGGGAAAAACCGAAAGACATGTGAATAGGGTATGAACTTGAGTTAAGCAAGAATTTAGATGCTCATTTTCCTAGAAGTATTTATCACTCTATATACTACTAATTCAGGAAATAacagagatgaaaagaaatgaacccCAAAGTGGGAGGAGTTCAATGCAACAGTCAAAATAAGCTATAGTTATAAGCTTAACTTATAAGTTAAGATGTGGTAATGACACTAAAAAATAAGTGCAAACTAATACATACAGTGTGATACCATTTGTGTAAAATGTTAAAACACAAAAACCGTATCACATGTGGTTTATGGATATATATTTAATGGGTTAACGATGTGGATCCACGGAAGGGTAAACCTGCCATACTGGTTGTCTCTGGGGAGGGATGGAAGAAGGGAAGTGGGACCAGAGAAGGACTGAAAAGGAATTGAACTGTATCtgcaatatcatttaaaaaaaataaaaacctgaagtGAATggtaaaatgttgattttttttaactcttgctGGGGGCATGCATGGTGGTTTTAACATCAGTCTCTGCatatttctgtaagtttgaaaggataatataaaaataaaatttttttctttcttttttttttgtctttttgctatttcttgggccgctcctgcggcatatggaggttcccaggctaggggtcaaatcggagccatagccgccggcctacgccagagccacagcaacgcgggatccgagccgcgtctgcaacctacaccacagctcacggcaacgccggatcgttaacccactgagcaagggcagggaccgaacccgcaacctcatggttcctagtcggattcattaaccactgcgccacgacgggaacgcgtaaaaataaaatatttttctaaaaaatgaattattcataGAAAAGTGAGATGGAGTATAAATTGTATTTAGAGAATTagggtagggagttcctgtcatggcacagtggttaatgaatctgactaggaaccatgagatcgcaggttcagtccctggccttgctcagtgggttaacgatctggcgttgccgtgagctgtggtgtaggttgcactctcggctgggatcccacattgctgtggctctggtgtaggccggaggctgcagctctgattcaacctctagcctgggaacctccatatgcagcgggagcggccctagaaaaggcaaaaagacaaaaaaaaaaaacaaaaaaaagaattaggataaAAATAGAACAGGGAAAAACATGTTAAGAGAAAtcaaatattgataaattaaGAAGTAACTGCcattcctttgtggctcagcgggttaaagatctagtgttatTGTCAAGACTTGGGTGGCTGCTGGGGGtgtaggttcagttcctggctcaggaacttccacatgtttaaggcaccaccaaaaaaaaaaaaaaaagtagtcataaAGGAACATTATTTACACATGTGGAGGTAACTTCCAGAAGAAACAGCTACAGACGTCCAGGTCGGTGCCCTTTAGGGgcagggctggagatggaggaggagcatCCCATCTGCCCCAGGCAGCCCTTACCTTTGAAGAAGATATAATTCAAGAGAACCATAAGTGTGTCTTGGGCGAACTCCTCCAGGCAGTCCACCACCTGCCCGTAGGTTTGCTTTCTCAGGTAGTCATTAATCTGCCTCCTAGTTGTTCCAGAGTCCGTGAAGTTGGCAGAAAAGGCCAAAGCCCCGTACACCTCCCTGATGTTGTCCAAAAAGTGCTGCTGAGGCTTTAGCTGCTTGTCCAGGAACAAGGAGTTGCCTACTTTCATTTCAAGTTTAGAGCTGGGCAGGTCAAGGGTGCGGATGAGGCTCTGAAAGCCCCGGTGGATGTCGGCTTCTGGGATCTCCGTGAGGTTGAAGCCGAGGCCCTCCAGGATCTGCGTCGGGGTGTCGGCCTGCGCCCCCAgggagagcagggccagggtggaGGAGATGCTCACTGGGGAGAAGAAGATGTTTCCTGGGGTTTCGGCGGCCAGCTGCTTATACAAACGCAAAGCGAAGTCGGTGAGGGTGGGTGTGATTTTGTGGTAGGCCGGGCGGGCCCCTGAGAGCTGACGGCCAGGGGCTTCAGGCACCCCCAGACTCTTAGATCCATGGGCAGGAAAGGGCTgacagtggacagaggccaggatCCCTGCTCCCAGCAGCCACAGCCGCGCTGGCCCCATCCTCTGAAAGCAAGATGTGGAACTCGTCATTCTTTGTAAATAACTTCGTGGCATCCCGGCCTTTACCCAGTAAACCTCCCATCCAAACTGTATCTCctggaggtgtgtgtgggggggctacAGAGGATGAGGTGGGGGTGCGCAAGCGGGGCTGGGGACCCTTTCTCCCAGGCTTCAGTCAGAGCAGCAGCCCCTTATCTGCTTCACATTGATTCATAAGATTTTGAGGCAATGACTCTAGGCTACTAAAAACACACACTGACTTCCATGGTCttttctccctgccttcctccctgtatccttcttccctcttctcctccttgctccctcctcctccctccccctcccctcctccctctccctccttccttccttcttttttctgtctcctttcccGTCATTCTTTCAATCGTTCATTAATTTTCAAAGACTGGGGAGTCCCTCAATATTACAGAGCAAATGTTCAGACGCCGTGTCATGAGTGCTGCTGGGCCTCCTTGCCCCCAGGCGTGGCCGCTAAGGACACTGTTTCCACCTGGAGGGGAGACGATGATGCTTGTAACTCCTGGGCCAGGACCTCCCAGGAGGAGGAGAACCCTCTACGCTGGTGGTCTCCATCAGCTGGAGGGTGGATAAATATGATGATCAGCCTTGGGGACCTTGTCGGTGGGGAGCAGCTCATGAGACTGAGGCGTGGCAAAGCCACAGGGTGGATGGAGAGAGAGGTCCAGTTTGTCTCCATCAATTCTGTTATCTCGAATACCTCCTGTCACACGTAGGGGCTGAAACCTCTATCTTGAATGATGGAGAGGTTTAGGAAAGATACCTCTTATGGGTTGAaaggtgcccccccaccccattcctagGTGGAGGTCCTAATCCCCAGTGTCTCCAAATGGGATCTTGTTTGGAAATAGTGTCGTGGGGGTGTTGTTAGTTACCACGATGTCAGCACGGGCCCTAAtctaatatgactggtgtccttgtatAAGAAGGAAGTTCAGACACAGATATGCACACAAGGAAACGTCAGGTAAAGATGAAGCCAGCCATCAATCAAGGTGATGCTTCTACAAGCTGAGAAATGCCAAAGATGCCAGCAAACccccagaagcagagagagaggggcCGGAAACAGACTTTCCCTCAAAGCCTTAAAGGAACcagccttgccaacaccttgatcttgaacttctagttCTCAGAACTGTGAGAGTAAGTTTCTGTCCTTTaagcccccacccctaccccaaccCCAGTTTGTGGAGCTTTGTTATGGCGGCTCTAGCAAACCAGTATCTCCTGTGCTTTAAGTTAGAAAATTTGTGAGCCTTTGCATCACCCCTGGGGGTTCAAAGTGCTTCGGAGCAGGGAGGGTAGCTCCAGCTCCAGCGGAGGCGTTGGTATGGACCCCGCTTGTCTCTGCTCCCTCTGTCCCCTTTTCCTGTCAGggtctccacacacacacacatcctgcgTCCTCCCCGAGCACACTGGgacctcccaccccctgcctggcTGGCCTCGGTGAGGGGTCTTGTCCCCTTGCTCCCTTCCAAACTGACCCTTCCATtgtcccatgccacagcagctgccTACCGCTGACAGCCCCATCCTTGCTGTCCGTCTGTGCTGATGTTTGTGTCTTAATCAGCACTCTGAATACCTTGATCCAAACCAGGGCTCTCTGGGTCCTTTACAAATGCCATGGTAGTGTGGGGGAGGTCATAGGTTTGCAGGTGGTTTATAGCAACTAGTGCCctcaagacccccccccccccaaaacccccaaGGCCAGTTGTTAGGGAGGGAGGAATGTAGCCCCATCATCGGTTGTGTTGAAACACGTTTGCTGGGCAAAGTACTGCGGGCAGGTTCCCAAGGCCACGTCCTACCCCCCGGCAACTGCAGCTGGCAGGCCCTTGGAGCGACAGTTTCCTTTCACAGTGGAGAACAGAGCACTTCAAAAATGGCTCTGTCCTTGGGGAAGGTAAGAACTACAGCTGTAATAAAGCagtatcttttttatggctgagtgggatcctgctgtgtagcactgggaactctgtctagtcacttatgatggaacatgtaacgtgagaaaaaagaatgtgtacatgtaagtgtaactgggtcaccgtgctgtacagcagaaaaaaatatacatacaaatcaatgataaaaaaaaaaacgcaattTCTGGTTTATTCTTTTTACCTCCATGAACTTACCACCACTTTCTACTTAAGGCACCCCCAGGGTGCCCAGACTTGCAGAAGATctgtttcccagagcacagaattGTGAGTCAGGGAGTCAGGAGGCCTGGGGTGGAACCAAGGCTCTGCAGTCAAGTCACTGCGTGATACTGTGCCGAGGAAACTCTGAACTGCAGTGCTTTATTTGCAAAATGCAAATGGCAATGCCTGCCTCCCAGGGGTGGGGTTGTCTAAAGATTAAAgacaatataatataatatgcaCCATAATGTGCCATAAACACCTGGCAGCGAGGGAGTATGCGATGTTATTTTTCACCCCTTCCCACCCAGGCTGGATGTAATTACACCCAAGTGACGTCTTTATTCCCTTTCCCGAAAAATCCTGGAGGAAAATTAAGAGCTCCCTTAATTAATTAGAATATTCCTAGGTATTGTTTCTTTTGTGGTGGGGCTATTAGATATGTGGCATCTCTGGGTCCCAATCAGACTTGCTCCCAAATgcagggggaggggtgtgtgtgtgaagaggGGATGGCATTTTGAATCGCCTCAAAGACTGGAGAAGGAGGTGCTACTGCAGTTTAGTGGAAGAGAGATAGCACTTGAAACACCAGGACAGTCACAGGCAATGAAGAAGGTCCATCCCAAACGCCAGCAGTGCGCTAGTGGACAAAATCTTGCTTCGTGTCATGTAATTGAATCCTCATGAGAACCTTCAGACACGGGTAATATTACCTCTGTTGTACCTtcggggaaactgagactcaaggtCAAGACAAACACCTGTTAAGTGGCTGGAGCATGATTCAAATTCCAGACCAGGACTCTGAGGCATCCCTCTTTCCTATAACAGCCTTTCCTAGTAAAATTGCTACCACAACCAGCATTAGCATTTTGCTTTGGGTTGTACTGTTCTGTGTTCTTGTCTAACTGCCAGGAATACTAGGAGTTCCTTTCTCCAAAATTTTAACAGACAGTTTATAAAAATAGGTTATTTAAAACCTCAagttccagagagagagagagagagagggagagaggccacTGCTACCCCCGCCTTCATTTCAGACATGAGCGATGTACTCACAGCAaggtccctgggctggggccctGGGTCTTCAGGACTGCGTCGCCTCTTACCCACAGGAAAATAGTGTTTGACGATCGCGGCAGCCTCGTCAATATTTGTCAGGTCAATTCCTGGAACCGGTCTGAAGACAATGTGCAGCAAACAGGAAGTGACCTTTTTTTCAAAATACCTGGCCTGCCAGCCTGTCCTACAAACAGAGTGAATTGTGATTCTGGAACCAGCTTGGTTTGAGGATTGGCTCATGTTGGTGATGACGGCAGTGGGGGTCGTGATGCGGTGGCTGCTGATCCATCACCAGTGTTTTGTATGTTCCAGGCAGCGTCCTTCATGAATCACTCAAACAATAAGAATGTGAGATGTTAACTAAACCtcctgtggtgatcattttacaatatGTGGAAATTGAACGgtcatgctgtacaccttaaacttatatggTGGTGGAAGTCAGTTATTTCTCAAGAACACTAgggaaaaataatgcaaaaggcATGATCCTCTCTTAccgaggggaaactgaggctccgtaGCCCAATGACTGGCTCGAAGAATGGGTGGTGGGGCCACATTCAGGAGACACATCTGGATCCCCAGCTGAAGCCTTCGATACAGCACTAAACCATTCCAGTATTTTGCTAATGCTTTAAATAGCCAAAATCCATGTacagaaaaaagactggaagatatttcagaaaatagaggaaaGTCATCTCTCTTGCCATAGCAAAATCCCTTAAAGTGGGATCATTGattctttttgaatttattttttattaagttgatttacaatgctgttcCAATTTTGGCTGTACACCACAGTGACCCgagcatacacacatatacattctttttctcatatcattttccatcaggttccatcccaagagattgggtatagttccccgGGCTGTACAATAGGGTCCCATTGTTTATGATCATTGACTCTTGTTCTCCTCTATCTCCCAAGATCTAGAACCAAGCCTGGAACTAAATGGATAGTTTGTATGAGTGAGTCTTTTGGTGATGGAATTGGATGGGTTTTATGTTCTCTTTGTAGATTTTTGTCTTCTAATTTCTCACAAAGAGCCTGcattttattacaataaaaagcaataaaacatcATTTCAAAGTAGAATGATTTAATTTAAGTGtacataaaactaaagaaaagttCATCCAGGTTGGCACAGTGGTTCTAATCAAGAGGCTCCTTTAAAACATAGAGGCTCCCAGGATACTGAATTGGATTCTCTCCTGGGGTGGGGCTAGAGGTGCCTCTGACACACCTGGTGAGTAAAAAGCCCCAGGTAGAGAAGTGTAGGTGCTCAGGGTAGGACCCATTCAGTATGTGGTGGAAAGGTCATGGTCAGGGACATTTAAACCAGGCAGTGATGGGATCTGCTACATCCCATTGATGTTTGAGGCCTTAGAACTTTCTAGAACAGTGCTGAAAACTTTCTGCATATTTTATAAAGACGCATTTGTACTACGAATAAACAAGAGAATTGAAGTACATGGCCAGAGTTTCTCTCTCACCTAAGAGCAATCCAGTTCACTCTTGGCTTGCGCATAAATTACCTGGCTCGTGCATAAGTTACCTGGCTCTTCACAATCATTTGCCACCTgctaaagaagaagaagcaacCCTGGGAATCTCACATTTTGGAATCTATTGCAGACCCTGCCATAACAGAGCCCACCTCACAGAGCTGTGGTGGGAGGAAATGTGGTTGTTCGTGGGTGGTGTCTAGCAGTGCCAGGCCCGAGCaaggacatacacacacacacacacacacacacacacacacacacacacacacacacagagacagacagaaagaaattttaaggaattggctcgcATGATTATGGAGGATGGCAAGTCCAAAGATTAGCCTATTGGCCCATTACAACGAAGGTCAAGTCTGAAGGCTGCCTGCTGGTAGATTTCCCTCTTGCtcaatggtggtggtggtggtgggcaggGGAAGGTGTTAGTCTTTGTTCTATTAAGACCTTCAACTGGTTGGGTGAAACCCACATTATGGAGAGCAGTCTGCTTTACCAAAATTCACCATTGTAAATGTTAATCTCCTCCTGAAACATCCAGAAGAATGTTGGCTCATATACGAGGGCACCAGGGCACCATCCCACATTACACGTGGTGGTAGGATTGAGGATTGGGCACCACCTCCTTGGTGGTGGGCGTGGGGGTGGGTAAGGGGGTGGTGCTTGGTTTCCTTCCTGGAGTGAACATCTTTGACCTTGGTGCACTGACGCCTCACTTTTGTGTCTAATCTTGAGTCAAAGGGTGTGAAAATGTGCCCTCACACACATGGAGGTAAACTCGTCTCATTATCAACCTTGGGATCATGCTAGCTCATTGCTGCAGTCAGGAAAACCACCCTGGCCCCTTGCATAGGCACCACGTGTTGTAGCATTGAAGTCTGTGTGATGGCGCAGCTTCCCATGAGCTTGGGCAGATGGGCTTGGTTAAGTCTGCAGGGTTGACCTGGGTGTCAACTGCTCCCCAGTCATTTCCTGGGCTTTTCCATGCATGTGTCAATAGCCTTCTTGTTCCGTGTGTCACTGCCCAGCTACCTTTAGCATGAAGGACACTGGACCCTCATAATCCTCCATGGACACCCTCTACTGCATGGAACCAGGCCCTCAGCATCTCTAGGGGCACCTTCCCCCCTGCTTCTGCCCTGGATCTGCTCAGATAGCAGCCACGAACAAGCATGAATCTCCACGATTTCCTCCATTGGGTTATGCTGCTGACCCACTTCCTCCACGTTTTTCTAGAACAAATCACCTTATTCTTCCTCTCTCAAGCTAGCTCCTTTACTGAGCTGATTCTCCAAGCTGCTCTCGTGGCCCACCCCTGGGCCTCTCCTATCCTGGAGCTTTCTTAGGTTGTAAATGATGATGCACTGGCAAGCTCTTTTCTTGGACATTTGAGCATCTgcattaaatgaatgaaagttcAGGCCCAGAAATGATTCTTCTGGTGGTGAATGGAGTTCCTTCAGGGTCACATTGTCCCCAGAAGACAAAACACTTGTGTTGTGTCCTGAACCCCACCACATCTGGACTTTTCATGTTTTGCCAGGGGTGGGGCTTCCCTATCCTGTCACATTTGGTCCATGGCTCCCAGATCTAATGGCAACCCGCCTGCCCCAGGTGGCTCGGGTTTGGTCATGTCATCACATGGCTCTGCAGTCAGTCCACTATGTGCCACCTTTAGCCTCCAATCTCAGCACTGAGCCTGGGCTCTCTACCAGAGAGTTTTATTTCATCCTCTAGCTTAGTCTGCTCTGAACTAGCCCACCCAGGCAAGGTTCCACCTCTTGGATATCACTCTTGGGTCAGCCTGTTTGGCCAATGTCTTTgccagctgtgcctgtggcttctAGGTCTAAATTCCCTTGTCAAATATCTGGTGGTCATCAGACCCCATGAACCTGTATGTCCAAGGTAAGTCAGGGCCAGCCAAGTAGtacctcctccagcccctctctctttctagagactatctctctctctctctctctctctcacacacacacacactactttgTGCATGACTTAACTCTTTTCCCCTCGTCAGTTCTACTTTCTGTCCAGTTGGGGGCAGTAATAACTCCCTCACAGAGGACTGTTGTAAAGATGGAAAGAGACCAGGGCATGGGACAGAGTAGATGCTGCCAACATATTTGGGGCCCTCTGCCTCTCCAGGTACCCCTGTTTCCCTTGGAGATGAGTGAACA encodes the following:
- the SERPINA11 gene encoding serpin A11, with product MGPARLWLLGAGILASVHCQPFPAHGSKSLGVPEAPGRQLSGARPAYHKITPTLTDFALRLYKQLAAETPGNIFFSPVSISSTLALLSLGAQADTPTQILEGLGFNLTEIPEADIHRGFQSLIRTLDLPSSKLEMKVGNSLFLDKQLKPQQHFLDNIREVYGALAFSANFTDSGTTRRQINDYLRKQTYGQVVDCLEEFAQDTLMVLLNYIFFKAKWKHPFNPYQTQKQESFFVDERTSLRVPMMRQKEMHRFLYDHEVACTVLQIEYSGNAQALLILPDPGKMAQVEAALQLETLRKWDQLLLPSLLDLHLPRFSISGTYNLEEILPRIGLTNLFSLEADLSGITGQLNRTISRVSHKAAVDMSERGTEAAAASGLLSQPQSLNTTSAPHAHFNRPFLVLLWEVTTQSLLFLGKVVNPAAG